Proteins encoded by one window of Drosophila melanogaster chromosome X:
- the TRAM gene encoding TRAM, isoform B, with protein MAIKPGLGRKTSNKNPPILSHEFVIQNHADIISCVAMVFVVGLMNESTAAFASAFISLHHNVSGEDPSREQPYGKPYTYIAGIKDYCAIFFYTLTCIIMHAIIQEFVLDKISKKLHLSKFKLARFNESGQLVAFYLLSFVWGAHVLLKEGYLGQVAQLWEGFPDHPMSFLHKFYFVVQLAYYLHMLPELYFQKIKTKEEQQPKIVHSISGFTLIVLAYTLSFQRLALVLLTLHYFSELLSHVFQLIGVFDREERLAKLRVVNNAVFFLIRFATSVIGVLTLYYGIGGVRSLLALGGLIALQGYLVFSFITEQLRAKREAKKEAKREAKLALQTKKPAKTPKDKVKRKKESDLPEADQTSPSPIKQKLK; from the coding sequence ATGGCCATTAAACCGGGACTCGGTCGCAAGACCAGCAACAAGAACCCGCCTATCCTGAGCCACGAGTTTGTGATCCAGAACCACGCGGACATCATCTCCTGCGTAGCCATGGTCTTCGTGGTCGGCCTGATGAACGAGTCGACGGCGGCGTTCGCCAGCGCGTTCATATCCCTGCACCACAACGTCAGCGGTGAGGACCCCAGCCGGGAGCAGCCATATGGCAAGCCATACACCTACATCGCCGGCATCAAGGATTACTGCGCGATATTCTTCTACACGCTGACCTGCATAATCATGCACGCGATCATCCAGGAGTTCGTGCTGGACAAGATCAGCAAAAAACTACACCTGTCCAAGTTCAAGCTGGCCCGCTTCAACGAGTCCGGCCAACTGGTGGCCTTCTACCTGCTCTCCTTCGTCTGGGGCGCCCACGTGCTGCTGAAGGAGGGCTACCTCGGACAGGTGGCCCAGCTGTGGGAGGGCTTCCCCGACCATCCCATGAGCTTTCTGCACAAGTTCTACTTTGTGGTGCAGCTGGCCTACTACCTACACATGCTGCCGGAGCTCTACTTCCAGAAGATCAAGAccaaggaggagcagcagcccaAGATCGTGCACTCGATCAGCGGCTTCACCCTGATCGTCCTGGCCTACACGCTTAGCTTCCAGCGCCTGGCCCTCGTGCTGCTCACGCTGCACTACTTCAGCGAGCTGCTGTCGCACGTCTTCCAGCTGATCGGCGTGTTCGACCGCGAGGAGCGACTGGCCAAGCTGCGGGTGGTGAACAATGCCGTCTTTTTCCTGATCCGCTTCGCTACGTCCGTGATCGGTGTGCTCACGCTGTACTACGGCATCGGGGGTGTGCGATCCCTGCTGGCCTTGGGCGGCCTGATCGCCCTGCAGGGCTACCTGGTCTTCTCCTTCATCACGGAGCAGCTGCGCGCCAAGCGCGAGGCCAAGAAGGAGGCCAAGCGGGAGGCCAAGCTGGCGCTGCAGACCAAAAAGCCAGCCAAGACGCCCAAGGACAAGGTGAAGCGCAAGAAGGAGAGCGACCTGCCTGAGGCGGACCAGACCTCGCCCAGTCCCATCAAGCAGAAGCTCAAGTGA